The Chryseobacterium phocaeense genome includes the window TATCTCCATGTTTTATAGATATCAAAAGGTATGCTGATAAACTGAACATAGCAGTAATAAAATACCATGGGAACCACAAAAATCGAGATACTTGTAGCGGCCATTACCGGATATCCCAGCCCTTTGCTTATCCAGCCGAAGATCAGAGTAAATAAAAATCCTCCGAAAGCCATACAGGTTAATGAAAGTATTGATTCAAACAAAATGCTCATTCCTAAAGAGTCAATATGCTTCCTGAAATACCTGTGCAGTAAATTGACATGTATGATCCCAAAAATAAGATAAAACACCTGGGCGATAAGATACCAGTATGGATTAAAAAGATTTTCGGCAAAACCAAAAATCCCCGGCAAAGCCAGACATAAGCTGCACAGAAGAAAGTAAATAATCACCACTTTCATCTTGATCGCAGGTTTGTTTTTTCTGATCAACCCCAGAATAAACATCATGATTACCGCGATTAAAGGCATTAAAATATACCTTAAAAAAATACCTTTTACTGAAGAAATTTCCATTCGATTTTTTTACAATTTTAGACTATGTTGATCGTTGTAAATATAACAAATTATTTTAGAGGAAGGTAGAATATCCGAGACGGCTGGCATTTCTTTCATCATCTTCAAGACTGAATGAATACTCCTGTTTCTCCGTAACAAAATTCTCTTCCACATCTACCGTTACCGGAAGAAAATAATCATACAGGGCCTTCAGAACTTTCCTGAACGGGCTTCCCGGGATATACTTTTTCATTTCCGTATAAGGAATGGGGCCGATATTGACTACCCAGTTCCGTTGTCCGTCCATATGTTTTCCACTAGGAATATACGTCACTCCCAGCCTGGAATTCCCCAGCAGCATAGAATCGTCGTTTCTTTCAATTCTGTCTATAATATTCGGGGCAAAAGTAATTTCTACCGGTACCTGCAGAAAAGCAGTAATGCATCTTTCAAACCATCTTTTATCCCCCCTGATCTGGTGAAAAAATGGCAGAATATAGATAAAAATATAGGCGCTCTGCTCGTCAAGCATTTTTACCAGAGGCCAGAGTTCACTTACGGTATCCAGAAGGGTGTCCGTGTTACTTGAAATATCGAATTCAGATTCTTTAAGCAGTGAACTGATTTCGGTAAAAAATACTTCCAGCTCAAAAGGCCGGAAAAACTTTCGCGCATCATCTTCCACCTTTTTCTGCTTGCGGATCTCTCGGACTACCGTATCTACATTCTTTCTGGAAGCTCCTAAAGACGGGGGATGAAACAACCCTTCAGGGAGATAGTCATAGATACCTTCCCTGTATGTTTCTATCGTAAAAACTTCCTCATCAAATCCCAGGTAGCTGCTTGAAATGCTTTTGATATCCTTCAGATAAGCACGGTCATTGATCCCGATTCTTTCTATAAATATATTGCTTACAGCACGGTGATACTTCAAAAGATTAACGGCCACAGCCTCTGCCTTGAAGTCCGTCTGCAGCTTATTGTAATACATGTCTACAATATTATTCTCATACATAGTGTTTCCTGTGATTATGACTTGTAAAGATAATATATCTCGTAAGTTTGAAAAAATAATTTGGCTATAATTTTCGTTTAAAAATACTAATTTATTGACATTAAAAGGAATAATCTGCGACAAATTCCGTAAAAATACGGTAATACTGCTTTTCAGATGATTTCGGACGCCGGATTAAGCGATTAAAGCTTATCTCTGTTATTCAGTTACTTATCTTTATTAAGTGCTTATTTTTAAGTTCTATAGTATTTTATACGCTTTCTGCGCTATTGAGATTAAATTTTATTAACAGTCTTTCGGCAAGAAAATGATCATTATTGATACAGGTTCCGAAACAGGGCCGTATCTTTGCAGCTTATAAAATGTTATTTATAATGAAAAGTATTTATTCTAAAATTCTGATTTTAGCATTCATTTCATCTTCACTCTATTCTTATGCATGGGGATTGACGGGTCACAGGGTAATTGCGGAGATCGCAGAAAACCATTTATCCGGAAAAGCAAGAAGAGAGATCAGAAAAATAATGGGTAAGGAACGTCTTGCCTATTGGGCTAACTGGCCGGATTTCATCAAATCTGATACTACAGGAGTCTGGAAACAGGCTTCAACATGGCATTATGTAAATATTGATCCGCAGGTGGATTTTAAAAATTTTGACCAGAATCTGAAAATGCAGTCAGGACCAAGCCTTTATACACAGGTAAACATATTGTCCAGCCAGATCAAAAATGAAAAAACATCTGAAAAAGACAGAAAAATTGCCCTGATCTTCCTTATTCATATGATGGGAGACCTTGCCCAGCCGCTTCACGTAGGAAGAGCTGAGGACCTTGGAGGGAACAAAATCAATGTTACGTATTTCGGGGACAAAACCAATCTTCATTCCGTATGGGACGGGAAACTGGTAGATTCACAGAAATACAGTTACACGGAATATGCCAGCCTGCTGGACATCAAATCCAAAGATGAAGTAGCAAAGATTCAGTCCGGAACTCTGGAAGACTGGTTGTACGATTCTCATCAGATCGCCAATAAAATCTATGCACAGACTCCTGACGGATCGAAATTATCATACGACTACCAGTACAAATTCAATGAAACCCTTGAAAGACAGCTTCTTTACGGAGGTCTGAGACTGGCAAAGGTACTTAATGATTTGTTTTAAAAGTTGACAGTTGCTGGTTGACAGTTGATCACCAGGCTGATGTAATATAAAAGCGGGACTTCGGTTTCGCTTTTTTTGTTCAAAGTTCGGAGTTCAAAGTTCAAAGTTTAAGGTTTAAGGTTTAAAATTACACGATCCTGTTTAAAGTCTCAAATCTGACATCTGATATCTTGGCTCTTTACTCCTGCCTCTCCCACCCTAAATTTAAAAAATAATTAAAACTGGTGTAACCTTTCTGCTTTGTCATACGTATAATATATAGTAACTCTTTTTTGAGGATAAAAATAGATGAGACAATTAAAAATCACTAAGCAGGTTACCAACAGGGAAACTGCTTCATTAGACAAGTATTTGCAGGAAATTGGTAAAGTGGAACTGATCACTGCGGACGAAGAGGTAGAACTGGCACAAAGAATCCGCGCAGGCGACAGAGCTGCACTGGAAAAACTAATCAAAGCCAACCTTCGTTTCGTAGTTTCCGTATCCAAACAGTACCAGAATCAAGGTCTTTCTTTACCCGATTTGATTAATGAAGGTAATTTAGGACTGATGAAAGCGGCAAAAAGGTACGATGAAACTAGAGGTTTCAAATTTATCTCTTATGCGGTATGGTGGATTCGTCAGTCAATTTTACAGGCGTTAGCTGAGCAGTCAAGAATTGTAAGGCTTCCGTTAAATAAAATTGGTTCCATCAACAAAATTAATAAAGCTTACGCACACCTCGAGCAGGAAAACGAAAGACCACCTTCCCCGGAAGAATTGGCTGAAGTGCTTGACATGAGTGAGGAAGATATTAAGGAATCTATGAAAAACTCCGGAAGACACCTGTCTATGGATGCGCCTTTAGTAGAAGGTGAAGATTCTAATCTTTATGACGTATTGCGTTCCGGAGAATCTCCAAGCCCGGACAAAGACCTGATGCTTGAATCTTTACAAATTGAGATCGAAAGAGCATTGAATACTTTGACGCCAAGAGAGGCTGATCTGGTAAGATTATACTTCGGACTGAACGGAAAACACCCGATGACTTTAGAGGAAATCGGTGAAACTTTCGATCTTACAAGAGAGAG containing:
- a CDS encoding TssN family type VI secretion system protein, yielding MEISSVKGIFLRYILMPLIAVIMMFILGLIRKNKPAIKMKVVIIYFLLCSLCLALPGIFGFAENLFNPYWYLIAQVFYLIFGIIHVNLLHRYFRKHIDSLGMSILFESILSLTCMAFGGFLFTLIFGWISKGLGYPVMAATSISIFVVPMVFYYCYVQFISIPFDIYKTWRYSPDQKLPDFEGADFDRLMVLNVELSKNLEDSNRFRIKAKTLPTGVTFGDWFYRVVDDYNHKNPSSIINLSDIDKEPYYWIFYTKKSFFSFRKYIDFDQDISANGISENEVVICKRVIQHAEEGVLNKS
- a CDS encoding S1/P1 nuclease is translated as MKSIYSKILILAFISSSLYSYAWGLTGHRVIAEIAENHLSGKARREIRKIMGKERLAYWANWPDFIKSDTTGVWKQASTWHYVNIDPQVDFKNFDQNLKMQSGPSLYTQVNILSSQIKNEKTSEKDRKIALIFLIHMMGDLAQPLHVGRAEDLGGNKINVTYFGDKTNLHSVWDGKLVDSQKYSYTEYASLLDIKSKDEVAKIQSGTLEDWLYDSHQIANKIYAQTPDGSKLSYDYQYKFNETLERQLLYGGLRLAKVLNDLF
- a CDS encoding sigma-70 family RNA polymerase sigma factor; the encoded protein is MRQLKITKQVTNRETASLDKYLQEIGKVELITADEEVELAQRIRAGDRAALEKLIKANLRFVVSVSKQYQNQGLSLPDLINEGNLGLMKAAKRYDETRGFKFISYAVWWIRQSILQALAEQSRIVRLPLNKIGSINKINKAYAHLEQENERPPSPEELAEVLDMSEEDIKESMKNSGRHLSMDAPLVEGEDSNLYDVLRSGESPSPDKDLMLESLQIEIERALNTLTPREADLVRLYFGLNGKHPMTLEEIGETFDLTRERVRQIKEKAIKRLKHNTRSKILKSYLGK
- a CDS encoding type VI secretion system baseplate subunit TssG: MYENNIVDMYYNKLQTDFKAEAVAVNLLKYHRAVSNIFIERIGINDRAYLKDIKSISSSYLGFDEEVFTIETYREGIYDYLPEGLFHPPSLGASRKNVDTVVREIRKQKKVEDDARKFFRPFELEVFFTEISSLLKESEFDISSNTDTLLDTVSELWPLVKMLDEQSAYIFIYILPFFHQIRGDKRWFERCITAFLQVPVEITFAPNIIDRIERNDDSMLLGNSRLGVTYIPSGKHMDGQRNWVVNIGPIPYTEMKKYIPGSPFRKVLKALYDYFLPVTVDVEENFVTEKQEYSFSLEDDERNASRLGYSTFL